The Clavelina lepadiformis chromosome 1, kaClaLepa1.1, whole genome shotgun sequence genome segment AAATTATATCTCCGTTGTCGAGCGGCTTTCTTTCCGAACAAAGTATTcctgaaaaaatttatgtctGATTTTGCTCCGAAGCAAAAACGCTTTATTTGCgaagattttacaaaatgctGAAAATTAATCAGAGAATATCTACCAATGCTCTATCAATACGTTAATATGAAATGACACACTATTTGAGACGGGCAACTGACAACGGTATAAAACTCAGTGTTAAAACGTGTTataattattgttaaaaaaatttttcactcACTTATGCATTGAGGCGGAGGAAAATTAAACTCGGCGAAATCAGTCTCGACTCTTCTGCAAACACTGGAAAGATCTCCGACAAGGGTGAAACCTAGAAAGAAAATGCAGAAAATAacgttgaaaaaataaaagttagaGCGTGTTTTTTTCTGGAAGATTCTGTTGGGTTTAAGTCACGAGAAGAAACCAGTTCCTATATACCTTCAAAACATTCGAACTGGCAGACGGTGCCTATGTCTACCAACGGGCCATTTTGTGAACAAGTTTTGAAGCCGTTAGTTGGATCATCAACCAATAGGCATTTTGGATCAGctgaaaaagcaaaagattTGTTTCTTGTGTCAAAAAGATCATAAGATTCGAACTGAAACATAATAAAGTAATGAGAAATGAGATCCGACAGTCTCATACGTTCACAGGTGGGTACTTCGTTGTCAAACTCAAGTCGATCTGAATCGACGACTCTTCTGCAAGTGCTCTCAGGTTCGCCTACCAGCGTGTAACCTGAAATTCAAATGAAACTGAGAAAATATCCCAAACGTTGTCTGTATTGACGTCATTGCTCGAATTTTCAGCAGCAGTGAATACATAGATTAGCAACGAGTTAATATGCTGCAACCGTTTGTGGAAAActtaataaaaagttttgtctttTGCATTTTGATTCGTATGTTATTGTCACACCTTCATCGCAAGCAAACAGGCATTCAGTTCCAGCATCAACTCTAGCGCCATCCTGCGAGCAAACCTTACTTCCAAAACGAGGAGTTCCAATTATATCACATTTTGGATTATTTGctgtaaaacaagaaatatgtTGTCCAGAAAATTCATAACATAATTTTGTCACTTcatttgttttcgttttatgACATCAGCGATTGAGTGCATGCAGACAGTaagattaacaaaaacaattgacaattttcttttgctccGTAAAGCTACTCCAGAGCAGTTACGAAGATaaagattaaataaaattaatcatCTCTCACGTTCACAGGTTGGCACTTTTTTGTCAAACTCAAATCGATCTGTGTCAATGACTTCTGTGCAAGTACTTTGCTGGTCGCCAACCAGCGTGTATCCTGGAATTCATTATGATACTTTTAACCGGTATTATTGATCAATGTTAGGCATGTAAATCATACAACTACAAGTATAGGCTACAAGCCCCTATATATAGGGCCTCCATATATAGGGCTTTGTATGTAGACATACAAACACAAATATTAGTCACTTTCTCAACTTTGATAACAACTTCGATGTGAAATACGGTACAATGCAATTCTAGTCGTAAtattaaataagaagaaaacgTTCATATCAGGGTCGCATTTGAACTCGCACACGGTCCCAAGATCAACTCTAGCGCTATCTTTCGAACATTCTTTGGTTCCAAAGCGAGGTGTGCCAATCATTTCACACTGGGGATTTGCTGCAGCgatacaaaaatatgttaaaagCTTAAGGAACATATTTTGAGTAAGGTTAAGATACTGTTCCTATACGTTTAGGTCTGCATTCTGGTGGGTTTCGTGGCAAGAATTGAGGCCGTCTCAAAGTCCTTCGCCGAGTTCTGTCTCTGCAAACCGACCTCCTTGGGCCGAAAAGCTCATACCCTGTAAAATGTCTCACATTTAACATAACATTGCAGTGTGACGTTTATGTATATTTTAACGTGCTTGTGACGGCTTTTCATGCTGCAGCGTTTTGATTGTTGTCATTTATTGGCCCATTTTGAAAGTAACATGTGTAGTTATGATAGCAAAATTTTAGATATAGTTTCTGTCATTTCACTACACTGATGGTATATGATATAGGTATACGTCACTTATTCACCTTCGTCACAGACAAAATTGCATCTGGTTCCGATTTCAACTAGGGCGTCATCTTGCGTGCATAATTTTCTGCCATTTACCGGAGCTCTGATCATGCGACATTTTGGTGCCGGTGGTGGTTTGGGAGGTGTTTGTTCTGAGAACAGAACAAAGTTAAACGCTTCCTAACTTACACTTTAACCCTCTTTTAATTGACATGTACAACGTGAACTAAGCGGCGTAGTGGCAAATGTAgcagaacaaaaaacatattCGAAAAGCCTTCAATTGAAATGTAACTCCAATTCACCTTCAACTATAAAAGAAATACTCACCACCCTCGCAACCAAGTGTTGGCCCGTTACAGTTATCGCTGTTGCAGCAGCAGGTGCACACCGAGCTCGGTACGTTGCTGTTGCACTGACTCGGTACCCAGGCGGATCGTTCATTCTGTTTGCAGAAAAAAGTTGTCAGTTCTTTGTCTGTTTCGAACACAGGGCAGTTTTAATCAACGTTTTTATTCTGTATAAAAGTGGCTATGCACTGCTGTTGTATAAGTAAACTATTTTACTGCAGCCACAAAACCCTCTAGATCTGGATAATGTTGTTTTGaacatgaaatttttaatttctgcacgttttattttcttgtcgCTATCCGTGCTATTAAGTGCATTAACGCATGCTATTAACAACTACATAGTAGTGACTTTTGGTTCTCACAGCGccaatgacaaaaaaataaatgattgattaattaattgattgattgagCCATCACctgaataaaattattttcacaagCCAGGGCTTGCTTGCAGCCTTTCCATATCAGCATTCCGTAGTCTCCTCGTCTGATTGCGACGAAACAAGCTTCCTGAAAAAAAGAAGCTTGTTATTTGCCCAAATAGAATTCTAATCGACTCCGGTCGGTCGACACAGAGCGAAACGAGTTACCTGGTTCGCTTGACACCGCTGGACTCGCCCATTTCTCTGACAGTCGTCGTTACTTTTTGCGTTGTCACAAAAGAGACATTCCAGAGCTGTAAAAATGAATATTAAATTGACCATTGTAACTTATTTGAAAGAACAACCTAATTTTTTAAACCGAATAAAACTCTACCTTTGCAAGAAGACAAAAATCCTACAAACAGCAAGACTTTGAACAACATGACATTCGATTCAGTTTACAAGCACTCCGTTCATTGACGAAAGATTATTCTGAAAGAACCAAAATGTTTTCGCAATCTTATaagattgttttgtttaaagataCGAAAAACACAAATCTCTTGAGTCATTTCAGaccaaatgaaagaaaacgcCGACAAACGGAACTCACgacatcgtgaagaggaggaaatcttctttaagaatctgcaacaaGGCCTTTTTCCTTATgtccattattacgtcatgtattcaaattgttttttaattgtgacGGAGGTGTACAACATTCATATCTCTTGAAACTCGTTTTGTGTgtatactttgttgtttttttccttcttgttgttttgtgttaccatcatttttaattttaaaatatgtgtctaaaatttttgtttttttaacttggATGATTGGAAGCGTTAAACTTTGTCtgctttgttacaaaatgctgtttcattctgtttttgaaaattttggagTCGGAAACACTGTTGTTCGTTTGGACAGTATGATTCTGctaggattctgccagaatgacAGTGGTCCTTGTTATGCCACTTTACATTCACTGATCAACGTGGTGCTACAAACGGGAATTTCCCGTTGGTAGgaatatgttttgcaaaattggtCAGTTGCTTCAAAGAAACTTTATACAATGCAGTATTATGACCGTACAAGAGTGGTCTTGGTAAATTTCAGTTGTCAATAATAATGTTAATAGTTAGTTATTAATGATCTAATTTTCAAAggattatttattgttttattaatctatttgtttattatgaaGTCAAGCAACGTCATAATATCCTGATCACTTGAGCGCGCAACACCGGGAAAGATCATTGTGTTTTTCAAAGAACTTTCGTAATTTGTAGTAATCGTCATTTAgacatgaaaaaacaaagacgCCCTTTGGATACATATCTCTCCGTATCAAGCTATGCTCGATGTGCACCGAGAGATTAAAAGGGAAGTTGATCCTAGAGTGTCACCCTATATCttcctttttattttactatatactgATAATACTGGGTTAGCACGGTTCAGCCACAATCAAATtcgaagaaaaataaaatcatagtAGACTCAGGTATGGACTAGAAGCAGTTCGACAATGTGTAGGTTATTTAGCATAATGCTTTGATTCGAGCCATAAACTTAAGCGGAGAAAAAGAGACGTAACCCATCATcactttttgtttatattttgttccgCTTACAACGTTTCGATTAAAACGAGTTAGCATATTTTTGCCTCTTTCacaatgttaaaatttaatatgaAGGAAGAAACCAAGATTATATAATCTGATTCACTCGCAGCGTCGTCCTTCGCAGATTCTATCGCCGAGGTTCGCTAGGAGCACTTCACCTAGTCCGGCAAATCCTCCTTCCGCTTTTATAACCCTGTCGGGAGCGCCAGCCATTGCCAAAAGCTGATCATCGTCCAATGATTGAGGAGGTGGTGGAACGACTCCAAGAGCAAAAACCTGAAAAAACCGGTAACTTATAAGCTTACACTTTAGACTATGAACTGAAACGAGACCACGACAAACTTTACAACTTTCATTAAAAGG includes the following:
- the LOC143448933 gene encoding E-selectin-like yields the protein MLFKVLLFVGFLSSCKALECLFCDNAKSNDDCQRNGRVQRCQANQEACFVAIRRGDYGMLIWKGCKQALACENNFIQNERSAWVPSQCNSNVPSSVCTCCCNSDNCNGPTLGCEGEQTPPKPPPAPKCRMIRAPVNGRKLCTQDDALVEIGTRCNFVCDEGYELFGPRRSVCRDRTRRRTLRRPQFLPRNPPECRPKPNPQCEMIGTPRFGTKECSKDSARVDLGTVCEFKCDPGYTLVGDQQSTCTEVIDTDRFEFDKKVPTCEPNNPKCDIIGTPRFGSKVCSQDGARVDAGTECLFACDEGYTLVGEPESTCRRVVDSDRLEFDNEVPTCEPDPKCLLVDDPTNGFKTCSQNGPLVDIGTVCQFECFEGFTLVGDLSSVCRRVETDFAEFNFPPPQCIRILCSERKPLDNGDIICTQGNRVGSVCSFFCDEDYSLFPESVTQKQCLNDSTWSFPDPCCVRQCPPHALVDLVIVLDSSSSIGEPNWGLMKQFVGQFIAGFDVGLTAARIGVFRFNNQVDTDSQILLKDYPDDKFELLGKLAEIPYRGRGTLTGLALQHARNVMFQADNGDRPEAPNVLLVITDGRAKDDNRVITQSQLLRDDGVVVFALGVVPPPPQSLDDDQLLAMAGAPDRVIKAEGGFAGLGEVLLANLGDRICEGRRCE